One region of Vigna angularis cultivar LongXiaoDou No.4 chromosome 10, ASM1680809v1, whole genome shotgun sequence genomic DNA includes:
- the LOC108342599 gene encoding peroxidase 11: MDPSFTSKSLLHVVLILGFLGTTRLHASDTPLTLDYYASTCPTVFDIVRKEMECAVLSDPRNAAKIVRLHFHDCFVQGCDGSILLDDTVTLKGEKKAANNINSLKGSAIVDRIKNMVESECPAVVSCADILTIAARDAVILVGGPYWDVPVGRKDSVTANFDLANTNLPTPEESLLSIIAKFLYQGLSVTDMVALAGAHTIGMAQCKNFRSRIYGSFDSTLKNPISESHRSNLRSVCPPVGGGDNNITAMDYMTPNLFDNSFYQLLLNGEGVLNSDQEMYSSLFGIETRELVKMYAADPLAFFQQFSESMVKMGNITNSESFITGEVRKNCRFVNT; the protein is encoded by the exons ATGGATCCTTCCTTTACTTCAAAATCCCTTCTGCATGTTGTTCTTATCTTAGGCTTTCTTGGTACCACCAGATTGCATGCAAGTGACACTCCTCTGACACTGGATTACTATGCATCAACTTGCCCCACTGTGTTTGATATTGTCAGGAAGGAAATGGAATGTGCAGTTCTTTCTGATCCCCGCAATGCAGCAAAGATAGTCCGGCTACATTTCCATGACTGCTTTGTTCAG GGATGCGATGGATCCATTTTGCTTGATGATACAGTCACACTTAAAGGTGAGAAAAAGGCAGCTAACAACATCAACTCTTTGAAAGGCTCGGCAATCGTTGATAGAATAAAAAACATGGTTGAATCAGAGTGCCCTGCAGTTGTTTCTTGCGCTGATATTCTCACAATTGCAGCCAGAGATGCTGTGATTCTG GTAGGGGGGCCATACTGGGATGTTCCTGTGGGAAGGAAAGATTCTGTCACTGCAAATTTTGATCTTGCCAACACCAATCTTCCCACACCAGAGGAGAGCCTTCTCTCTATCATTGCCAAGTTTCTTTACCAAGGTCTATCTGTGACTGATATGGTAGCCCTTGCAG GAGCCCACACCATTGGCATGGCACAGTGTAAGAATTTCAGGTCAAGAATTTATGGAAGCTTTGACTCAACATTGAAAAATCCAATTTCTGAGAGTCACCGCAGCAACCTGAGATCTGTTTGCCCACCTGTTGGGGGAGGAGACAACAACATAACTGCAATGGACTATATGACACCTAATCTGTTTGATAATTCTTTCTACCAGTTACTGCTAAATGGGGAGGGAGTTCTCAACTCAGACCAAGAAATGTACTCAAGTTTGTTTGGTATTGAAACTAGAGAGCTTGTGAAGATGTATGCAGCAGATCCTCTGGCTTTCTTCCAACAGTTCTCAGAGTCAATGGTGAAAATGGGAAATATAACAAACTCGGAAAGCTTCATCACTGGGGAAGTTAGGAAGAACTGCAGATTTGTCAACACATAG
- the LOC108342277 gene encoding uncharacterized protein LOC108342277 has translation MEDVITEAAGPSRFLEEDLNIFTTPSPPLPSPFLIFPYTQQPQPLKPSLLIVALSPSSIALFHRLRTASPAASPAASLLLPELSLSLPDHAAQILLLSPSALLAAIPFPVPGSRAHAVAKALLDGRICPDSVLILDSLESRNFRGKLSSDEAVAFKLDSTAERKRSGGEKLLPDLEYFPSGSVVDGLGAAILARCQVMNVRASLCVSWPQFDASVVSLIKGLLQRRVLQGFDFDLSDEDVFKFGRSKDRVLHSELYI, from the coding sequence ATGGAAGACGTGATAACAGAAGCAGCAGGACCTTCAAGGTTCTTGGAAGAAGACCTAAACATCTTCACAACTCCATCGCCACCCCTTCCTTCACCCTTCCTCATCTTCCCCTACACCCAACAACCCCAACCCCTCAAACCCTCCCTCCTCATCGTCGCCCTCTCCCCTTCCTCCATCGCCCTCTTCCACCGCCTCCGCACCGCCTCCCCCGCTGCCTCCCCCGCCGCCTCGCTCCTCCTCCCCGaactctccctctctctccccGACCATGCCGCCCAAATTCTCCTCCTTTCCCCCTCCGCCCTCCTCGCCGCCATCCCGTTCCCGGTCCCCGGTTCCCGCGCCCACGCCGTCGCCAAAGCCCTCCTCGACGGCCGCATCTGCCCCGACTCCGTCCTCATCCTTGACTCCCTCGAGTCGCGCAACTTCCGCGGCAAGCTATCCTCCGATGAGGCCGTGGCGTTCAAGCTGGACAGCACCGCTGAGAGAAAGAGAAGCGGCGGAGAGAAGCTCCTGCCGGATTTGGAGTATTTTCCTTCCGGAAGCGTTGTTGACGGGCTGGGCGCTGCCATTCTCGCACGGTGCCAGGTGATGAACGTGAGAGCGAGCTTGTGTGTTTCGTGGCCTCAGTTCGACGCCTCTGTGGTGTCGTTGATTAAGGGTTTGCTTCAGCGCCGCGTGTTGCAgggatttgattttgatttgagTGATGAAGACGTTTTTAAATTTGGGAGGAGCAAGGATAGGGTTTTGCATTCTGAGTTGTATATTTGA